One Punica granatum isolate Tunisia-2019 chromosome 3, ASM765513v2, whole genome shotgun sequence genomic window carries:
- the LOC116199461 gene encoding omega-6 fatty acid desaturase, chloroplastic: protein MACRLADSVFLFKGPHQSSIRTQLISSHTSPGICYLKLEDPLKKGIKHKRYSFSAKRVQIVRAVAVPVARPPAESSSVDNAEYRKQLSESYGFRQIGEPLPEDVTLKDIMNSLPKKVFEIDDLKAWKSVLISVTSYALGLFMIAKAPWYLLPLAWAWTGTAITGFFVIGHDCAHKSFARNKLLEDVVGTLAFLPLIYPYEPWRFKHDQHHAKTNMLSADTAWHPVWKEEIESSSLLRKALMYGYGPLRPWMSIAHWLGWHFDLSKFRSNELKRVKISLACVFAFMAIGWPLIIYKTGIVGWIKFWLVPWLGYHFWMSTFTMVHHTAPHIPFKSSEEWNAAQAQLNGTVHCDYPNWIEILCHDINVHIPHHISSRIPSYNLRAAHKSLQENWGKYLNEATWNWRLMKTIMTICHVYDKEQNYLAFDELGYKDAKPITFLKQVMPDYA from the exons ATGGCTTGCAGGCTTGCGGACTCTGTGTTCCTCTTCAAG GGCCCTCATCAGAGCTCAATCCGTACTCAACTGATTTCTTCCCATACTTCACCAG GCATATGCTATTTGAAGTTGGAAGACCCTTTAAAGAAGGGAATCAAACATAAAAGATATTCCTTTTCCGCAAAGAGGGTTCAAATCGTGAGAGCTGTGGCTGTTCCTGTGGCCCGGCCTCCTGCAGAGAGTTCTTCAGTAGACAATGCTGAGTATCGGAAGCAATTGTCTGAGAGTTATGGGTTCAGGCAAATCGGGGAACCCCTCCCTGAAGATGTCACGTTGAAGGATATCATGAATTCCCTTCCCAAAAAG GTATTTGAAATTGATGATTTGAAAGCATGGAAGTCGGTTTTGATTTCTGTTACTTCATATGCTTTGGGACTCTTCATGATTGCAAAAGCTCCATGGTACCTTCTCCCTTTGGCTTGGGCGTGGACAGGAACTGCCATTACAGGA TTCTTTGTCATAGGCCACGATTGTGCTCACAAATCGTTTGCACGGAACAAACTACTGGAAGATGTAGTTGGAACACTTGCATTTCTTCCTCTGATATATCCGTACGAGCCATGGAGATTCAAGCACGATCAGCATCATGCAAAAACAAACAT GTTGTCTGCAGATACAGCTTGGCATCCCGTGTGGAAAGAGGAAATTGAatcctcttctcttcttcgtAAAGCGCTAATGTATGGATATGGGCCACTTCGTCCTTGGATGTCCATTGCTCACTG GTTAGGGTGGCACTTTGATTTGAGCAAGTTCAGATCCAACGAATTGAAGAGGGTGAAGATCAGCTTGGCTTGTGTTTTTGCATTCATGGCGATTGGTTGGCCTTTGATTATTTATAAAACGGGCATTGTGGGATGGATCAAGTTTTGGTTAGTGCCATGGTTGGGCTATCACTTCTGG ATGAGTACTTTCACGATGGTCCACCATACAGCGCCTCATATACCATTCAAGTCTTCCGAAGAATGGAATGCTGCTCAGGCACAGCTTAACGGAACTGTCCACTGTGATTATCCAAATTG GATTGAAATTCTGTGCCATGATATCAATGTCCACATCCCCCATCACATATCCTCAAGGATTCCAAGCTATAACCTTCGAGCAGCTCACAAATCTCTTCAAGAGAACTGGGGAAAG TATCTGAACGAGGCCACGTGGAACTGGCGTTTGATGAAGACTATAATGACGATTTGCCATGTCTACGATAAGGAGCAGAACTACTTAGCATTTGACGAGCTAGGGTACAAGGATGCAAAGCCCATTACATTCCTCAAACAAGTAATGCCTGACTATGCTTGA